From Plasmodium brasilianum strain Bolivian I chromosome 5, whole genome shotgun sequence, the proteins below share one genomic window:
- a CDS encoding alpha tubulin 2, with protein sequence MREVISIHVGQAGIQIGNACWELFCLEHGIQPDGQMPSDQVVAGGDDAFNTFFSETGAGKHVPRCVFVDLEPTVVDEVRTGTYRQLFHPEQLISGKEDAANNFARGHYTIGKEIVDICLDRVRKLADNCTGLQGFLMFNAVGGGTGSGLGCLLLERLAIDYGKKSKLNFCSWPSPQVSTAVVEPYNSVLSTHSLLEHTDVAIMLDNEAIYDICKKNLDIERPTYTNLNRLIAQVISSLTASLRFDGALNVDVTEFQTNLVPYPRIHFMLSSYAPIISAEKAYHEQLSVSEITNSAFEPASMMAKCDPRHGKYMACCLMYRGDVVPKDVNAAVATIKTKRSIQFVDWCPTGFKCGINYQPPTVVPGGDLAKVMRAVCMISNSTAIAEVFSRMDQKFDLMYAKRAFVHWYVGEGMEEGEFSEAREDLAALEKDYEEVGIETNEGEGEDEGYE encoded by the exons ATGAGAGAGGTCATTAGTATACATGTAGGTCAGGCAGGAATTCAAATTGGAAATGCTTGCTG GGAGCTGTTTTGCTTGGAGCATGGAATTCAACCCGACGGTCAAATGCCCAGTGATCAAGTGGTAGCCGGGGGAGACGATGCGTTCAACACATTCTTCTCAGAAACTGGAGCAGGAAAGCAt GTTCCGAGATGCGTGTTTGTTGACTTAGAACCCACCGTGGTTGACGAAGTAAGGACAGGAACGTACCGCCAACTTTTTCATCCCGAACAGTTAATATCAGGAAAGGAAGATGCAGCAAATAATTTTGCTAGAGGACATTATACTATTGGTAAAGAAATAGTTGATATATGTTTGGATAGAGTAAGAAAGCTAGCAGATAATTGTACAGGATTACAAGGatttttaatgtttaatGCAGTAGGAGGTGGAACAGGAAGTGGTCTTGGTTGCTTATTATTAGAAAGATTAGCTATTGACTATggaaaaaaatcaaaattaaatttcTGTTCATGGCCATCACCTCAAGTATCAACAGCTGTAGTAGAACCTTACAATTCTGTTTTATCAACGCATTCTTTATTAGAACACACAGATGTAGCTATTATGTTAGATAATGAAGCCATCTATgatatatgcaaaaaaaatctAGATATTGAAAGACctacatatacaaatttaaatAGATTAATTGCTCAAGTTATATCCTCTTTAACAGCTTCTCTACGATTTGATGGTGCTTTAAATGTCGATGTTACCGAATTTCAAACCAATTTAGTCCCATACCCACGTATTCATTTTATGTTGTCCTCATATGCTCCTATTATTAGTGCAGAAAAAGCTTATCATGAACAATTGTCCGTATCAGAAATTACGAATTCTGCATTCGAACCTGCTTCTATGATGGCTAAATGCGATCCTCGTCATGGAAAATACATGGCTTGCTGTTTAATGTATAGAGGCGATGTTGTACCAAAAGATGTCAATGCAGCTGTTGCTACTATAAAAACGAAAAGATCAATTCAATTTGTTGATTGGTGCCCTACTGGATTCAAATGTGGAATTAACTATCAACCTCCTACTGTTGTTCCAGGAGGAGATTTAGCAAAAGTTATGAGAGCTGTTTGTATGATTAGTAACTCCACTGCTATTGCTGAGGTATTTTCTCGAATGGACCAAAAATTTGATTTAATGTATGCCAAAAGAGCTTTCGTTCATTGGTATGTAGGAGAAGGTATGGAAGAAGGGGAATTTAGCGAAGCAAGAGAAGACTTAGCAGCTTTAGAAAAAGACTATGAGGAGGTGGGCATTGAGACAAATGAAGGGGAGGGTGAGGACGAGGGATACGAGTAA
- a CDS encoding 40S ribosomal protein S19, translating into MAEEFTEEIATINKRLLEPVPFARTNNCIKDVDAELFINSYANYLKLHNKIIFPKWCNFVKTGKGRKLAPLNEDWYYIKASSILRRLYLHPDIGVGFLRRQFSYKQRRGVAPNHTSLAGGKILRSILQQLESLGYVEQNPKKKGRRLTTKGENAINNFARYINKKVYNMEKV; encoded by the exons ATG GCTGAAGAATTCACAGAAGAAATAGCGACGATTAACAAAAGGTTACTGGAACCAGTGCCCTTTGCAAGGACAAACAATTGCATAAAGGATGTAGATGCAGAATTGTTTATTAATTCGTATGCAAACTACTTAAAGCTgcataacaaaataatctTTCCAAAATGGtgtaattttgtaaaaacagGGAAAGGTAGAAAACTGGCCCCTTTAAATGAAGATTGGTATTATATTAAAGCATCAAGTATTTTAAGGAGACTATATTTACATCCAGATATTGGTGTAGGTTTTTTAAGAAGACAATTTAGCTACAAGCAACGAAGAGGAGTAGCACCTAATCATACTAGTTTAGCTGGtggtaaaattttaagatCTATTTTACAGCAGTTAGAAAGCTTAGGATATGTAGAACAAAaccccaaaaaaaaaggaagaagatTAACGACAAAAGGTGAAAACGCTATTAACAATTTTGCAAGGTATATTAACAAGAAAGTGTACAATATGGAAAAGGTTTGA